A genomic region of Runella rosea contains the following coding sequences:
- a CDS encoding toxin-antitoxin system YwqK family antitoxin has translation MKIFIICLGFCWLLAGEANAFLADTVATTVQRKSFSTHDEEVTFYDKKKRFATLRIYDKSGLLLTETNFKDYKEGIRQGFSKGFYPNGDLYWIADYKNNEKFGEFKVYYPDGSIKRREWYRNGMRKDKHCYDLDGNEVEFYEFSGEPMFRGGEYALQGYLRKKLKDISPTATEFYSFVLLVQADSVATLHTFKNSSFVTLQQLADIIKDMPRWIPAHFDGVPSDRLYAVNLMFRSGNVYLTNLATNMGNMAQTKKQIPTPPTTPPPFPTTRRRQ, from the coding sequence ATGAAAATCTTCATCATTTGTTTAGGGTTCTGTTGGCTCCTGGCAGGAGAGGCCAACGCCTTTTTAGCGGATACCGTGGCCACCACCGTACAGCGTAAAAGCTTTTCTACCCACGACGAAGAGGTGACTTTTTACGATAAAAAAAAGCGCTTTGCTACGCTTCGGATTTACGATAAATCAGGTCTGCTGCTTACCGAAACCAATTTCAAGGATTACAAGGAGGGGATTCGTCAGGGGTTTTCCAAAGGTTTTTATCCCAACGGGGATTTATACTGGATTGCTGATTATAAAAACAACGAGAAGTTTGGGGAGTTCAAGGTGTATTATCCCGACGGCAGCATCAAGCGCCGCGAATGGTACCGCAACGGGATGCGTAAAGACAAGCATTGCTATGATTTGGACGGAAATGAGGTTGAGTTTTATGAGTTTTCGGGAGAGCCGATGTTTCGGGGAGGAGAGTATGCCTTGCAGGGGTATCTTCGAAAAAAACTGAAGGATATTTCGCCAACGGCCACGGAATTTTATTCGTTTGTGTTGCTTGTGCAAGCCGACAGCGTGGCTACGCTCCATACTTTCAAAAATAGTTCTTTTGTAACGCTTCAACAATTGGCGGACATCATCAAGGACATGCCCCGTTGGATTCCCGCCCATTTTGACGGAGTACCTTCAGATAGGCTGTATGCCGTCAACTTGATGTTTCGCTCAGGAAATGTGTACCTCACCAACTTAGCGACCAACATGGGAAATATGGCACAAACCAAAAAACAAATCCCCACGCCCCCCACTACGCCGCCGCCCTTCCCAACGACGCGGCGGAGGCAATAA
- a CDS encoding S41 family peptidase — protein MLKPLFSVPIFAAIYAFIPLLSVAQSEVHFATHPTLSPDASTVVFAYESDLWKTDLGTGLTTRITAMQGSESRPRISPDGKWLAFSGTENGNSDVYLMPIQGGTIQQLTHHSTYDLVEAWSWDSQTIYFESGPQNGGTTFAVSIKGGTPRRLFKHYFNRTHNIAESPTGELFFNDTWESDDQAMRKGYKGDFNPDIQSYNPKTNTYKKYTDYRGKDMWATIDRNANIFFVSDEANGEYNLYTFLNGQKTALTSFKESIKRPQVSADGRKVVFEKDYQPWIYDVATKTSAPVKLNIVRNFTLSKGQDFKVNGNISAFDIAPDNKKLAFVARGELFVSDLEGKFVKQLKTTPNERVLEVKWLADTMTLLIGQTVGGYQNWFTMRADGKGVLTQLTNETQTNRQISLNKDRTLGVYLSGRNEVRTIDLKTKESKTVVKDELWGFYNDSPRFSPNSEYVMFTAFRNFEKDIFLHHLKKNETVNLTNTGISESEPVWSPDSKYIYFSSDRLNPNYPFGPRKQKVYRLALTKLDDPYRLEKFEELFKPEEKKKDTEPEKKVDDKKKKKGQKDDKPKAEKPKKEEKPIEIDLTDIWERMEQVGPSYGQQGTPAVIQKDAKTYVYYVSDHQEGNNKLWRSVYEPFQKTKTEKADDADEYELVQTGDKYYILTSGKIKKFNYETNKADEIEINHTFRRSLEEEFRQMYYEAWAGVEENFYNETFHGADWKVLRDRYAKFLPFLNRREDFRTLFNDMLGELNASHLGFYSNGKEEDVFYKSQTMESGVLFDTQRPYVVERVVKRSAADKHGKKILPGDVLTHVNGLAVDTLQNRDFYFTKPSNDTELELSFRRKGVDTAYTVRVHPQGSLSGNLYDEWMDWNQKYVDDKSKNRIAYVHMKDMGLGQYDRFVQDMTRDWYKKDALILDLRYNTGGNVHDLVLNFLAQKPYLQWKYREGALTPQPNFGVAAKPIVLLINEQSLSDAEMTATGFKALKLGKIIGTETYRWIIFTSGKGLVDGSFYRLPAWGCYTLDGKNIEKEGTAPDIYVKQTFTDRLTDKDPQLDKAIEEILKDLK, from the coding sequence ATGTTAAAACCTCTTTTTAGCGTACCCATTTTTGCAGCCATTTACGCTTTCATCCCTCTGCTTTCTGTAGCCCAATCAGAAGTTCATTTTGCCACCCATCCCACCCTCAGCCCTGATGCTAGTACGGTGGTCTTCGCGTATGAATCTGACCTCTGGAAAACCGACTTAGGAACAGGACTCACCACCCGTATTACGGCCATGCAGGGCAGCGAATCGCGCCCGCGTATTTCACCCGACGGCAAATGGCTAGCGTTTAGCGGTACCGAAAACGGCAACAGCGACGTCTATCTTATGCCCATCCAAGGAGGCACTATCCAACAACTCACCCATCACAGTACCTACGACTTGGTGGAAGCGTGGTCGTGGGATTCACAAACCATTTATTTTGAGTCAGGCCCGCAAAACGGAGGAACTACGTTTGCGGTTTCAATCAAGGGAGGCACGCCCCGCCGTCTGTTCAAACATTATTTCAACCGCACCCACAACATCGCCGAAAGCCCAACGGGAGAGTTGTTTTTCAATGACACGTGGGAAAGCGACGACCAAGCTATGCGCAAAGGCTACAAGGGCGACTTCAACCCTGACATTCAATCGTACAACCCCAAAACCAACACTTACAAAAAATACACGGATTATCGGGGCAAGGATATGTGGGCCACCATTGACCGCAATGCAAATATCTTTTTTGTCTCAGATGAAGCCAACGGTGAGTACAATCTTTACACCTTTCTCAACGGTCAAAAAACGGCTCTGACGTCCTTTAAAGAATCCATCAAACGCCCACAAGTAAGCGCCGACGGCCGTAAAGTAGTGTTTGAAAAAGATTACCAGCCCTGGATTTACGACGTAGCCACCAAAACCAGTGCACCCGTCAAGCTCAACATTGTCCGCAATTTTACGCTTTCCAAAGGCCAAGACTTTAAAGTGAATGGCAATATTTCAGCATTTGACATTGCCCCTGACAACAAGAAACTGGCCTTTGTCGCCCGTGGCGAACTGTTTGTTTCCGACCTAGAAGGTAAATTTGTGAAGCAACTCAAAACCACCCCCAACGAGCGGGTGCTGGAAGTAAAATGGCTCGCCGACACCATGACCCTGTTGATTGGCCAAACGGTCGGTGGTTATCAAAATTGGTTTACGATGCGTGCCGACGGCAAAGGTGTGCTTACCCAACTCACCAACGAGACTCAAACCAATCGCCAAATTTCGCTCAATAAAGACCGCACGCTGGGCGTCTACCTCAGCGGCCGCAATGAAGTCCGCACGATTGACCTCAAAACGAAGGAAAGTAAAACCGTTGTCAAAGATGAATTATGGGGTTTTTACAATGATTCGCCCCGCTTTTCGCCCAACAGCGAGTATGTGATGTTTACGGCTTTTCGCAATTTTGAAAAAGATATTTTTCTGCATCATTTGAAGAAAAATGAAACCGTCAACTTGACCAATACAGGCATTTCTGAAAGCGAACCGGTGTGGTCGCCCGATAGCAAATACATCTATTTTTCGTCTGACAGGCTCAATCCGAACTATCCTTTTGGGCCGCGTAAACAAAAGGTGTATAGACTGGCCCTGACCAAACTGGATGACCCGTACCGTTTGGAGAAATTTGAGGAGTTGTTTAAGCCCGAAGAAAAAAAGAAAGACACCGAACCAGAAAAGAAAGTTGACGATAAGAAAAAGAAAAAAGGCCAAAAAGACGACAAGCCCAAAGCGGAAAAACCCAAAAAAGAGGAGAAACCCATCGAGATTGATTTGACGGATATATGGGAGCGCATGGAACAGGTGGGACCGTCGTACGGCCAACAAGGTACGCCTGCCGTGATTCAGAAAGACGCCAAAACCTACGTGTACTATGTATCTGACCATCAGGAAGGAAACAACAAACTTTGGCGCAGCGTTTATGAGCCTTTTCAGAAAACCAAAACCGAAAAAGCCGACGATGCCGATGAGTATGAGTTGGTTCAGACAGGCGACAAATACTACATTTTAACCTCTGGAAAAATCAAGAAATTCAACTACGAAACCAATAAAGCCGACGAAATCGAAATCAATCATACCTTCCGTCGTAGCTTGGAAGAGGAGTTTCGTCAGATGTACTACGAGGCGTGGGCGGGGGTTGAAGAGAATTTTTATAACGAAACTTTCCACGGAGCCGACTGGAAAGTTTTGCGGGACCGCTACGCTAAATTCTTGCCGTTTCTCAACCGACGCGAAGATTTCAGAACGCTATTTAACGACATGCTCGGCGAACTGAACGCGTCGCATTTGGGCTTTTATTCAAACGGAAAAGAAGAGGACGTTTTTTACAAATCGCAAACGATGGAGTCGGGCGTACTGTTTGACACGCAACGTCCTTACGTGGTGGAACGCGTGGTAAAACGCAGCGCCGCCGACAAACATGGTAAAAAAATCCTGCCCGGTGATGTGCTGACGCACGTGAACGGGCTGGCCGTTGATACGCTTCAAAACCGCGATTTTTATTTTACCAAACCCTCCAACGATACCGAGCTGGAACTGAGTTTTCGCCGCAAGGGTGTCGATACAGCTTACACTGTGCGAGTACATCCGCAAGGTTCACTTTCGGGAAATCTGTATGACGAATGGATGGATTGGAATCAAAAATACGTGGACGATAAGTCAAAAAACCGCATTGCGTACGTCCACATGAAAGACATGGGCTTGGGACAATACGACAGGTTTGTGCAAGATATGACCCGCGATTGGTACAAAAAAGACGCTTTGATTTTGGATTTACGCTACAATACAGGTGGCAATGTTCATGATTTGGTCCTAAACTTCTTAGCCCAAAAGCCTTATTTGCAGTGGAAATACCGCGAAGGGGCACTTACGCCACAGCCCAATTTTGGCGTGGCGGCCAAGCCGATTGTACTGTTAATCAACGAACAATCGCTATCTGACGCCGAAATGACCGCGACGGGCTTTAAGGCGCTCAAACTCGGCAAAATCATTGGCACAGAAACCTACCGCTGGATTATTTTTACTTCGGGCAAAGGCCTGGTCGATGGCTCTTTTTATCGCCTACCCGCGTGGGGCTGCTACACGTTAGATGGCAAAAACATTGAAAAAGAAGGCACTGCACCCGATATTTACGTGAAGCAAACCTTCACCGACCGCCTTACCGACAAAGACCCCCAACTCGACAAAGCCATCGAAGAGATTTTGAAAGACCTCAAATAG
- a CDS encoding DUF4494 domain-containing protein — MPSWYLGKIKYQQEQENGALKSISEAYLVDAVSYTDAEARLYGIVADNTPDFQISSLTRMKLSDVFHFEDEGGEKWFKCKTFYVSIDDSKGAANVKEKKIVSFMLVNADSPKQAIERIEKSLATMLIPYEITDVNLTPILEVYPYSPEDDAQKVPAGFRPLAEVLAEQQG; from the coding sequence ATGCCAAGCTGGTACTTAGGAAAAATTAAATATCAACAGGAACAGGAAAACGGAGCGCTCAAATCCATCTCAGAAGCGTATTTGGTTGATGCAGTTTCGTACACCGACGCCGAGGCGCGCCTGTACGGCATCGTGGCCGACAATACCCCCGACTTTCAAATCAGCAGCCTCACCCGCATGAAGCTGTCGGATGTGTTTCACTTTGAAGATGAAGGCGGCGAAAAATGGTTTAAATGCAAAACGTTTTACGTTTCTATCGACGACAGCAAAGGCGCTGCTAACGTTAAAGAGAAGAAAATTGTGAGTTTTATGCTCGTCAATGCCGACAGCCCTAAGCAAGCCATCGAGCGCATTGAAAAAAGCCTCGCAACCATGCTCATTCCTTACGAAATCACCGACGTAAACCTGACGCCGATTCTGGAAGTATATCCCTACTCTCCCGAAGACGACGCGCAGAAAGTTCCCGCTGGCTTCCGCCCCTTAGCAGAAGTACTGGCAGAACAGCAAGGTTAG